A single window of Streptomyces xanthii DNA harbors:
- a CDS encoding right-handed parallel beta-helix repeat-containing protein — protein MSRRWRHLSAAALLTALTVVAAGHPAAAHPPKSQAGKTYYVGPYGDDANDGSNATHPFRHIQKCADVMVPGDTCEIVSGSYEETVVPARSGTAELPITYKAAVGADVTVNGASRLTGFDPVTAADVTEIAKSDPFAAGSQFSDAVAAGHIYSTDVDLGADVSTVQVFTEKKMDIEAQWPHPGLDLLGPTLQYAGAGSADATISDAALTRPAGYWDGARALTGYWYISATGTVKSSAVGSVTLDVAPPCVHKVVPNETRYALSGKIGELARPGEWFYDPTAKKLYVYGDDDPDNHRVEAKRRTLGFDLSDTSHTTVKGIKLFATTVRTGDTSTGVTLDGIKGQYLSHYTDITRGATDCGTTVTRGVSDTGLIINGTHNKVVNSDLSLSAGNGIALRGQNNTATDNVIHDVDYMGTYAAGIAVQGNSQTVTHNTISRVGRSGINLQWNTVEGLEPGKDVIAYNDVSGYARLSLDVAAIYTCCSAYMMGSSLDHNVLHDPDPSTKSSTFGISGIYADNGQSDLVIANNVGWGNREGTVMLNGLGTGSHDNLVAGNTGGMTLFYVKEPGQSTGTRIYNNIGTIRGLSGATDGGLVLSNNLPPDVDPLFVDAAAHDYRLQDGSPARNAAIALPGINDGSTDPVPSLGAYQYGAPRWTAGARR, from the coding sequence GTGTCCAGGAGATGGAGACATCTGTCCGCGGCCGCCCTGCTCACTGCGCTGACCGTGGTCGCGGCCGGTCATCCGGCCGCGGCCCATCCGCCCAAGTCTCAAGCGGGCAAGACCTATTACGTCGGCCCGTACGGCGACGACGCGAACGACGGCAGCAACGCCACCCACCCCTTCCGGCACATCCAGAAGTGCGCGGACGTCATGGTGCCCGGGGACACGTGCGAGATCGTCTCGGGTTCGTACGAGGAGACGGTGGTCCCGGCCCGGTCCGGCACCGCCGAGCTGCCCATCACGTACAAGGCCGCGGTGGGCGCCGACGTCACGGTGAACGGGGCGTCGCGACTGACCGGCTTCGATCCGGTCACCGCCGCCGATGTCACCGAGATCGCCAAGAGCGATCCGTTCGCCGCCGGCTCGCAGTTCAGCGACGCGGTGGCGGCCGGGCACATCTACAGCACCGACGTGGACCTCGGCGCGGATGTGTCGACGGTCCAGGTGTTCACCGAAAAGAAGATGGACATCGAGGCCCAATGGCCGCATCCCGGCCTGGACCTGCTGGGCCCCACGCTCCAGTACGCCGGTGCGGGCAGTGCGGACGCCACGATCTCCGACGCGGCCCTGACCCGTCCGGCGGGGTACTGGGACGGCGCGCGTGCCCTCACCGGCTACTGGTACATCTCGGCCACCGGCACCGTGAAGAGTTCGGCGGTCGGCTCGGTGACCCTCGACGTGGCGCCGCCGTGCGTCCACAAGGTCGTACCGAACGAGACCCGGTACGCCCTCTCCGGGAAGATCGGTGAACTCGCGCGCCCCGGCGAGTGGTTCTACGACCCGACGGCCAAGAAGCTGTACGTGTACGGGGACGACGACCCGGACAACCACCGGGTGGAGGCCAAGCGGCGCACCCTGGGCTTCGACCTGTCGGACACCAGCCACACGACCGTGAAGGGCATCAAGCTCTTCGCGACGACCGTGCGGACGGGCGACACGAGCACGGGTGTGACCCTGGACGGGATCAAGGGCCAGTACCTGTCGCACTACACGGACATCACGCGTGGCGCGACGGACTGCGGCACGACGGTGACGCGGGGTGTCTCGGACACGGGCCTGATCATCAACGGCACCCACAACAAGGTGGTCAACAGTGATCTGTCGCTCAGTGCGGGCAACGGCATCGCGCTGCGCGGCCAGAACAACACCGCCACCGACAATGTGATCCACGATGTCGACTACATGGGCACGTACGCGGCCGGCATCGCCGTGCAGGGCAACAGCCAGACGGTCACCCACAACACGATCTCGCGGGTCGGCCGCAGCGGCATCAACCTGCAGTGGAACACCGTGGAGGGGCTCGAACCCGGCAAGGACGTGATCGCGTACAACGACGTCTCGGGGTACGCGCGGCTCAGCCTCGACGTCGCCGCGATCTACACCTGCTGCAGCGCGTACATGATGGGCTCGTCCCTCGACCACAACGTGCTGCACGACCCGGATCCGAGCACCAAGTCGTCGACGTTCGGCATCTCCGGCATCTACGCCGACAACGGGCAGAGCGACCTGGTCATCGCGAACAACGTGGGCTGGGGCAACCGCGAGGGCACGGTGATGCTCAACGGGCTCGGGACCGGGTCGCACGACAACCTGGTCGCGGGGAACACCGGAGGGATGACCCTCTTCTACGTGAAGGAGCCGGGGCAGTCGACCGGCACGAGGATCTACAACAACATCGGGACGATCCGGGGCCTGAGCGGCGCGACCGACGGCGGGCTCGTGCTGTCGAACAACCTGCCCCCGGACGTCGATCCGCTGTTCGTCGACGCGGCGGCGCACGACTACCGGCTTCAGGACGGCTCACCGGCACGCAACGCGGCGATCGCCCTGCCGGGCATCAACGACGGATCGACCGATCCGGTGCCGAGCCTGGGCGCCTACCAGTACGGAGCGCCCCGGTGGACCGCGGGAGCCCGCCGTTAG
- a CDS encoding aldo/keto reductase, which produces MTTASTTDRAAPRTPFALPRIGIGTAPLGGLFEEVSEQDAAATLRAAAEAGISYFDTAPRYGHGQAEERLGRLLGPAGITEPVISTKAGWLLRPGPGGAPGEVVTDWTEAGIRRSLESSLARLGRSSVDVLYLHDPDDYPEEVRRTAYPAARRLREEGLVRAIGFGMNHSAPLAAYVAEYEVDVVLIAGRFSLLDHEALTTLLPLCARTGTAVVVGGVFNTGLLADPSPDAMFNYRPVPGRELARARECRALCAEFGVPLSAAAVQFPFLHPAVSSVVVGCRSAAEVTANAAAARFPVPDGLWERLTDAGFVPRSLLDG; this is translated from the coding sequence ATGACGACCGCGTCCACGACCGACCGGGCCGCGCCCCGGACGCCCTTCGCCCTCCCCCGCATCGGCATCGGGACCGCGCCGCTGGGCGGGCTCTTCGAGGAGGTGTCCGAGCAGGACGCCGCCGCCACACTGCGCGCCGCTGCCGAGGCAGGGATCAGCTACTTCGACACCGCGCCGCGCTACGGGCACGGCCAGGCCGAGGAGCGCCTCGGCCGGCTGCTCGGGCCGGCCGGGATCACCGAACCGGTCATCTCGACGAAGGCCGGATGGCTCCTGCGCCCCGGGCCCGGCGGTGCGCCGGGCGAGGTCGTCACGGACTGGACGGAGGCCGGGATCCGCCGGTCCCTGGAGTCGAGCCTGGCCCGGCTGGGCCGGTCCTCGGTCGACGTCCTATATCTGCACGACCCGGACGACTACCCGGAGGAGGTCAGGCGCACGGCCTATCCGGCGGCACGAAGGCTGCGCGAGGAGGGGCTGGTGCGCGCGATCGGGTTCGGCATGAACCACAGCGCACCCCTGGCCGCGTACGTTGCCGAGTACGAGGTGGACGTGGTCCTGATCGCGGGCCGGTTCTCGCTGCTCGACCACGAGGCGCTGACGACGCTGCTGCCGCTGTGCGCGCGGACCGGGACGGCGGTGGTCGTGGGCGGCGTCTTCAACACCGGTCTGCTCGCGGACCCGTCACCCGACGCGATGTTCAACTACCGTCCGGTTCCCGGGCGGGAGCTGGCCCGGGCGCGGGAGTGCCGGGCGCTGTGCGCCGAGTTCGGCGTGCCCCTGTCCGCGGCCGCGGTCCAGTTCCCCTTCCTGCACCCGGCGGTCAGCTCGGTGGTCGTCGGCTGCCGCTCGGCGGCCGAGGTGACCGCGAACGCGGCGGCGGCCCGCTTCCCCGTCCCCGACGGACTGTGGGAGCGGCTGACCGACGCCGGGTTCGTGCCGCGGTCCTTGCTGGACGGCTGA
- a CDS encoding GntR family transcriptional regulator, producing MTSNASAGFVSTLATNKDRFRKTLISDQVYDLLRQAIVDGDLGPNERVVESEIARRLGVSQAPVREAVKRLAREGLLMHVPRRGHFVVEISSQDAEYARQVREPLERLAAQLATEHLTDDHLRELDALVERMRAAVAAHDVSRFRDADIEFHTLVSQIAGNPFLARMWEVVEPSLRALRAISDPLFEGDWSAMADEHGRLVELLRAGDAEKAAAAFADHAAGRGPVPDARAKRAPRAAGAAKKPRKAAAKKP from the coding sequence ATGACATCGAATGCGTCGGCTGGATTCGTCTCCACGCTGGCCACCAACAAGGACCGCTTCCGCAAGACCCTGATCTCGGACCAGGTGTACGACCTGTTGCGCCAGGCCATCGTCGACGGCGACCTCGGGCCGAACGAGCGCGTGGTCGAGTCGGAGATCGCGCGGCGGCTCGGCGTGAGCCAGGCCCCGGTGCGCGAGGCGGTCAAGCGGCTCGCCCGCGAGGGCCTGCTCATGCACGTCCCGCGCCGCGGGCACTTCGTCGTCGAGATCTCCTCGCAGGACGCCGAGTACGCCCGCCAGGTGCGCGAACCGCTGGAGCGGCTGGCCGCCCAGCTCGCCACCGAGCACCTCACCGACGACCATCTGCGGGAGCTCGACGCGCTGGTGGAGCGGATGCGTGCCGCGGTCGCGGCGCACGACGTGAGCCGGTTCCGGGACGCCGACATCGAGTTCCACACGCTGGTCAGCCAGATCGCGGGCAACCCGTTCCTGGCCCGCATGTGGGAGGTCGTCGAGCCCAGCCTGCGGGCCCTGCGCGCCATCTCGGACCCGCTCTTCGAAGGCGACTGGAGCGCGATGGCCGACGAGCACGGCCGCCTGGTCGAGCTGCTGCGTGCCGGCGACGCGGAGAAGGCGGCCGCGGCCTTCGCCGACCACGCCGCCGGCCGCGGACCGGTCCCGGACGCCCGCGCGAAGAGAGCGCCCAGGGCGGCCGGGGCGGCGAAGAAGCCGCGGAAGGCCGCGGCCAAGAAGCCCTGA
- a CDS encoding acetylxylan esterase yields the protein MAFFDLPLDELERYRPDLPEPADFDTFWQQTLAGQEQFATAATFAPVHNGLATVDTFDVTFAGYGGHPVRGWLHLPVTRTGPLPAVVEYLGYGSGRGAPHETRLWACAGYAHFVMDTRGQGAETPDPDPATGDTAAPGFLTRGVLDPHRYYYRRLYTDAVRAVAAVRTHPDVDPARVVVTGTSQGGGIALAAAGLVPDLVGVMPDVPFLCHFPRATTITDRPPYVEVAQFVKRHREHAATVARTMAYFDGVSLARRATAPALFSVALMDHICPPSTVYAAFNHYGAERGQGEPDKRMSVYPYNDHEGGGPAHEVVKLEWLAKRLVETIDRR from the coding sequence ATGGCCTTCTTCGACCTGCCCCTGGACGAGCTCGAGAGATACCGCCCGGACCTGCCGGAGCCCGCCGACTTCGACACGTTCTGGCAGCAGACCCTCGCGGGGCAGGAGCAGTTCGCCACCGCCGCGACGTTCGCCCCCGTGCACAACGGACTGGCCACCGTCGACACCTTCGACGTGACCTTCGCCGGATACGGCGGGCATCCGGTGCGCGGCTGGCTGCACCTGCCGGTGACCCGCACCGGCCCGCTGCCCGCCGTCGTGGAGTACCTGGGATACGGCAGCGGCCGGGGAGCCCCGCACGAGACGCGGCTGTGGGCCTGCGCCGGATACGCCCACTTCGTCATGGACACCCGCGGTCAGGGAGCCGAGACCCCCGACCCGGACCCGGCCACCGGCGACACCGCGGCCCCGGGATTCCTCACCCGCGGCGTCCTCGACCCGCACCGCTACTACTACCGGCGCCTCTACACCGACGCGGTCCGCGCCGTCGCCGCCGTGCGCACCCACCCCGACGTCGACCCGGCGCGCGTCGTCGTCACCGGCACCAGTCAGGGCGGCGGCATCGCGCTCGCCGCGGCGGGACTGGTGCCGGACCTCGTCGGCGTCATGCCGGACGTGCCGTTCCTGTGCCACTTCCCGCGCGCCACCACGATCACCGACCGCCCGCCGTACGTCGAGGTCGCGCAGTTCGTGAAACGGCACCGGGAGCACGCGGCCACGGTCGCCCGCACGATGGCCTACTTCGACGGCGTCAGCCTGGCCCGCAGGGCCACCGCGCCGGCCCTCTTCTCGGTCGCCCTGATGGACCACATCTGCCCGCCGTCCACCGTGTACGCGGCCTTCAACCACTACGGCGCCGAGCGCGGGCAGGGCGAGCCGGACAAGCGGATGTCCGTCTACCCCTACAACGATCACGAGGGCGGCGGCCCCGCCCACGAGGTCGTCAAACTGGAGTGGCTGGCGAAGCGGCTGGTGGAGACCATCGATAGACGATGA
- a CDS encoding AraC-like ligand-binding domain-containing protein — translation MDPPRSASAAPTSCTHYAADTVPAARRRAFWREALARTFGGVDIAVPEEVRFGTIRTAALGRVQAVTVESEPQVARRTRRLIACADNENYVVVKLLSRGGARVEQDARDSVVRPGQLFVYDMARPISLALPEPFQTKSLVLPRTVLGLGEADVARITATPLGAESAIGGLLSPFLSQLVDTAESCPEPAGELVARNVVDLLTVLADERRGADTLESPSGSRVLLTRIRAFIDGNLSDPDLTPEVVARAHHISVRYLHKLFEGEGITVSRWIQRRRLEECRRALARRDATRTTVAAVAHRWGFTSASHFSRVFRAAYGQSPVDWRDSAAATLGAPAARPAEGNEGAHREAA, via the coding sequence ATGGATCCACCGAGATCAGCGTCAGCAGCACCCACTTCCTGCACTCATTACGCGGCGGACACCGTTCCCGCCGCCCGGCGCCGGGCCTTCTGGCGTGAGGCCCTGGCCCGGACGTTCGGCGGCGTGGACATCGCCGTACCCGAGGAGGTGCGGTTCGGGACCATCCGCACTGCGGCGCTGGGGCGCGTGCAGGCGGTCACGGTGGAGAGCGAGCCCCAGGTGGCGCGCCGGACCCGAAGGCTCATCGCGTGTGCCGACAATGAGAACTACGTGGTCGTGAAGCTGTTGAGCCGGGGCGGTGCCCGCGTCGAGCAGGATGCGCGGGACAGCGTGGTGAGACCGGGGCAGCTCTTCGTCTATGACATGGCGCGCCCCATCAGCCTGGCACTCCCGGAGCCCTTCCAGACGAAGTCGTTGGTGCTGCCGCGAACAGTCCTCGGCCTCGGAGAGGCGGACGTGGCCCGTATCACGGCCACCCCGCTCGGCGCCGAGTCGGCGATCGGCGGTCTTCTCTCGCCGTTCCTGTCGCAGTTGGTGGACACGGCCGAGTCGTGCCCGGAACCGGCCGGCGAGCTCGTGGCCCGGAACGTGGTCGATCTGCTCACGGTCCTGGCCGACGAGCGCCGGGGCGCGGACACCCTGGAGTCACCCAGCGGTTCCCGGGTGCTGCTCACTCGGATCCGCGCGTTCATCGACGGCAATCTCAGTGATCCCGACCTGACCCCTGAGGTCGTGGCCCGCGCTCACCACATCTCCGTGCGCTACCTGCACAAGCTGTTCGAGGGCGAGGGCATCACGGTCAGCCGGTGGATCCAGCGCCGGCGTCTCGAGGAGTGCCGGCGGGCGCTGGCGCGCAGGGACGCGACGCGCACCACGGTCGCCGCTGTCGCCCACCGGTGGGGATTCACGAGCGCCTCACATTTCAGCCGGGTGTTCCGGGCCGCGTACGGGCAGTCCCCCGTCGACTGGCGGGACTCCGCGGCAGCAACGCTCGGCGCACCGGCCGCCCGGCCGGCCGAAGGGAACGAGGGAGCGCACCGCGAAGCCGCGTGA
- a CDS encoding carbohydrate ABC transporter permease, whose amino-acid sequence MVVTEALTTRKGDKPKVRPPEQDDTVRAEREGTRSPVRWVLLSVLFVVMVVPVYLLVVNAFKSQQDILNNPFSIPLSSLTFEHMSAAISSPQFNVIGGYGFTLFLVVIVDVLCIALAGPAAYAIARSLKKRTQLVLLYFLAGTFIPGAAVIIPVIYVLREIGLANTVTGLVAHDVASTLPVSIFLFVGFIRTIPVDIDHAATIDGAGRYRTFWTIIFPLMRPAVVTVLILNSIGIWNDFVSPQILLSPSSGHYTVTTAIYAGISQYSTDLTKVFPNLLLAVAPVVIFFIYMQRHIISGLTVGAVKG is encoded by the coding sequence GTGGTCGTAACAGAGGCGCTCACGACGCGAAAGGGCGACAAGCCGAAGGTCCGGCCGCCCGAACAGGACGACACGGTGCGGGCGGAGCGCGAGGGGACGCGCTCCCCGGTCCGCTGGGTACTGCTGAGCGTCCTGTTCGTCGTCATGGTCGTGCCGGTCTATCTGCTGGTCGTCAACGCGTTCAAGTCGCAGCAGGACATCCTGAACAACCCGTTCTCGATTCCCTTGTCCAGTCTGACCTTCGAGCACATGTCGGCGGCGATCAGCAGCCCGCAGTTCAACGTGATCGGCGGGTACGGGTTCACGCTGTTCCTGGTCGTGATCGTGGACGTGCTGTGCATCGCACTCGCCGGCCCTGCCGCGTACGCGATCGCGCGCAGCCTGAAGAAGCGCACGCAGCTGGTGCTGCTGTACTTCCTCGCGGGTACGTTCATCCCGGGTGCCGCGGTGATCATCCCGGTCATCTACGTGCTGCGGGAGATCGGTCTCGCGAACACGGTCACCGGTCTGGTCGCGCACGACGTGGCGTCCACGCTGCCGGTGAGCATCTTCCTGTTCGTCGGGTTCATCCGCACGATCCCGGTCGACATCGACCACGCGGCGACGATCGACGGCGCGGGCCGCTACCGCACCTTCTGGACCATCATCTTCCCGCTGATGCGTCCGGCGGTCGTCACGGTCCTGATCCTCAACTCCATCGGGATCTGGAACGACTTCGTCTCCCCGCAGATCCTGCTCAGCCCGTCCTCCGGGCACTACACGGTGACGACGGCGATCTACGCCGGCATCAGCCAGTACTCGACGGACCTCACGAAGGTCTTCCCGAACCTGCTGCTCGCCGTCGCGCCCGTCGTCATCTTCTTCATCTACATGCAGCGCCACATCATCAGCGGACTCACGGTGGGCGCCGTGAAGGGCTGA
- a CDS encoding amidohydrolase family protein has translation MIDCHVHLWDPAQGFPWIRHDSPHHRTFDADDLAASGAAPDLSGAILVEASRGDAGETDALRAARLLRPDLVAGYVANLHVHAAAGPHRLRALLTEPHESRPSGMRLGGPRWTDTPEPARALLPVLADTGAVLELNLLAGALRTAADVAARHPAVTVVVDHLGNPPNLRTDPGEWYADLDRAAAEPNLVVKISGLLTQQHRVPRERVAALVRRVVDTVGPQRCLIGSDWPICLPRGSRADSLGLSRLGLARLTARQREDVLHANAVRVYGLSG, from the coding sequence GTGATCGACTGCCATGTCCATCTGTGGGACCCGGCCCAGGGATTCCCCTGGATCCGCCACGACAGCCCGCACCACCGGACCTTCGACGCGGACGACCTCGCCGCGTCCGGCGCGGCCCCGGACCTGTCCGGGGCGATCCTCGTCGAGGCGTCCCGGGGCGACGCCGGAGAGACGGACGCCCTGCGCGCGGCGCGGCTGCTGCGGCCGGACCTCGTCGCGGGATACGTCGCGAACCTGCACGTCCACGCCGCGGCCGGCCCGCACCGGCTGCGCGCCCTGCTCACGGAACCGCACGAGAGCCGCCCCAGCGGAATGCGGCTCGGCGGGCCGCGCTGGACGGACACCCCCGAGCCCGCCCGGGCCCTGCTCCCCGTCCTCGCCGACACCGGCGCTGTGCTCGAACTCAACCTCCTCGCAGGCGCGTTGCGCACCGCAGCGGACGTGGCCGCCCGTCATCCGGCGGTCACCGTGGTCGTCGACCACCTCGGCAACCCGCCGAATCTGCGCACGGACCCGGGGGAGTGGTACGCGGACCTCGACCGGGCCGCCGCGGAGCCGAACCTCGTCGTGAAGATCTCCGGCCTGCTGACACAGCAGCACAGAGTCCCGCGCGAACGGGTCGCGGCCCTGGTCCGCCGCGTCGTGGACACCGTCGGCCCGCAGCGCTGCCTGATCGGATCCGACTGGCCGATCTGCCTGCCCCGCGGGAGCCGCGCCGACTCGCTGGGCCTGTCCCGGCTCGGCCTCGCCCGCCTCACTGCACGGCAGCGGGAGGACGTCCTGCACGCGAACGCCGTGCGGGTGTACGGGCTGAGTGGTTGA